In Microvenator marinus, one genomic interval encodes:
- a CDS encoding DegT/DnrJ/EryC1/StrS family aminotransferase, translated as MKVPFVDIAAQTHEVSEEIEEALRRVLKSGQYILGPEVSAFESELAAYLGLGQDREVVGVSSGTDALLMCMMHAGIGPGDEVILPDFGYFAAAECVVRLGATCVFADVGPDFQISVQSVARLISPATRMVVAIDLFGDLPDWKGLRALAERHGLLLVEDAAQAIGSSLEGRMAGGFGDMATFSFFPTKNLGAAGDGGAIVCGTEVAREIRSMRSHGTGTHKYEHVRVGGNFRLDALQAAILRAKLPHLDGWNARRREVAEFYDECLDGLGIGLPKPKAESNWHQYTITLAKRDEVRAALSQRGIETQVYYPLQSSEQPLLKGSRTGDLGVSSRLHREVLSLPLVNEGSVLVGRTMEELKMADVF; from the coding sequence ATGAAGGTCCCATTCGTCGATATAGCTGCTCAAACGCATGAAGTTTCAGAGGAAATCGAAGAAGCACTGCGCCGAGTTCTGAAGAGCGGTCAGTATATTCTCGGGCCCGAGGTTAGCGCTTTTGAGTCTGAGCTGGCCGCCTATCTGGGCTTGGGCCAGGACCGCGAAGTTGTAGGGGTCTCAAGCGGGACCGACGCGCTCTTGATGTGCATGATGCACGCGGGAATCGGCCCCGGAGACGAGGTCATCCTTCCAGATTTTGGCTATTTCGCAGCTGCTGAATGCGTTGTTCGTCTTGGTGCGACCTGTGTTTTTGCGGATGTCGGGCCCGACTTCCAGATCTCCGTGCAGTCTGTAGCGAGGTTGATTTCACCTGCGACTCGAATGGTGGTGGCGATTGACCTCTTTGGCGACCTGCCGGATTGGAAGGGGCTTCGAGCCCTGGCTGAGCGACACGGGCTCTTGCTTGTGGAGGATGCCGCCCAGGCCATCGGTTCCTCGCTCGAGGGGCGCATGGCTGGTGGGTTCGGTGATATGGCGACCTTTAGTTTCTTTCCGACCAAGAACTTGGGGGCGGCTGGCGATGGTGGCGCAATTGTGTGTGGGACCGAAGTCGCTCGCGAGATCCGGTCCATGCGCTCGCATGGTACCGGAACGCATAAGTACGAGCACGTCAGGGTGGGGGGCAACTTTAGACTGGACGCCCTTCAGGCCGCCATTTTGCGCGCAAAACTGCCCCATTTGGACGGGTGGAACGCGCGGCGTCGTGAGGTGGCCGAGTTTTACGATGAGTGCCTGGATGGGCTTGGAATCGGGCTTCCCAAACCCAAGGCGGAGTCGAACTGGCATCAGTACACGATTACCCTCGCAAAGCGGGATGAAGTGCGGGCAGCACTGAGTCAGCGAGGTATCGAGACTCAAGTGTATTATCCCCTGCAATCGAGTGAGCAACCGCTTCTGAAGGGCTCGCGCACCGGAGATTTAGGGGTGTCGTCGAGGCTTCATCGCGAGGTTTTGTCATTGCCACTTGTCAACGAGGGCTCTGTCCTCGTTGGAAGAACAATGGAGGAGCTCAAAATGGCCGATGTTTTCTAG
- a CDS encoding sensor histidine kinase, producing the protein MFQSQKTRRNLLIAAVVIVLGITAGHYVTDMHHVAFHNVYRRLYYLPIVLAAFAHGLKGGGVMALVVSAAYIPHAFFSHHRDPAPTVDKLLEIVLYLVIGLLTGWLVELQRRAHARLSVALNEKEVLEKQLVRAGKLSALGQLTSGLAHEIRNPLASILGSAEAITSEFEEEHRKYPLTRVLLDEISRLDQVVSGFLKFAGPAPPEKRKISARELVLRLEGLLRTTLEGRKIRLETQVPDEMVELDSDQAGQVLLNLVLNGADAAQSAENPTVVIVFERRKIAGKPYACFGVKDNGEGVPDSLAETIFEPYFTTRSDGSGLGLSISNTIMEKHGGILDLEQGDHTVFWACFPEEP; encoded by the coding sequence ATGTTTCAATCGCAAAAAACGAGAAGAAATCTACTCATTGCCGCCGTGGTCATCGTGCTCGGCATCACAGCGGGGCATTACGTCACCGACATGCACCACGTGGCCTTCCACAACGTCTACCGACGACTCTACTATCTCCCAATCGTGCTCGCCGCTTTCGCCCACGGCCTCAAAGGAGGCGGAGTTATGGCGCTTGTCGTCAGCGCAGCCTACATTCCCCATGCGTTTTTCTCGCATCATCGAGACCCCGCACCCACGGTCGATAAGCTTCTGGAAATTGTTCTTTATCTCGTGATCGGTCTCTTGACCGGGTGGCTTGTGGAGCTCCAAAGGCGCGCGCACGCTCGGCTTTCGGTGGCGCTCAACGAGAAAGAGGTGCTTGAAAAACAGCTAGTTAGGGCCGGCAAGTTGAGCGCGCTCGGCCAACTCACATCCGGTCTCGCGCACGAAATCCGCAACCCGTTGGCGTCAATTCTTGGGAGCGCTGAGGCCATCACGAGTGAGTTTGAGGAAGAGCATCGGAAGTATCCGTTGACTCGGGTACTCCTCGATGAGATTTCGCGGCTCGATCAGGTGGTCAGCGGGTTCTTGAAGTTCGCGGGTCCCGCACCACCCGAAAAGCGAAAGATCTCTGCGCGTGAACTGGTTCTAAGGCTCGAAGGGCTCTTGCGGACCACGCTAGAAGGCCGAAAGATTCGACTCGAAACTCAGGTGCCCGACGAGATGGTTGAACTCGACTCAGACCAGGCCGGCCAAGTGCTCTTGAATTTGGTTTTGAACGGCGCCGATGCCGCCCAAAGCGCAGAAAATCCCACGGTTGTGATCGTTTTTGAGCGCAGGAAAATCGCCGGAAAGCCTTACGCGTGTTTCGGAGTGAAGGATAACGGCGAGGGCGTTCCAGATTCGCTGGCGGAGACGATTTTTGAGCCGTATTTTACAACGCGATCTGATGGAAGCGGGCTAGGGCTAAGCATCTCCAATACGATCATGGAGAAACACGGCGGGATCTTGGACTTGGAACAGGGCGATCATACGGTGTTTTGGGCGTGTTTTCCGGAGGAGCCATGA
- a CDS encoding Imm43 family immunity protein, with product MSKFFWFLPTAGPEVSALGELLECDAEFLETTEPVLSLGEGCFELDGAVNRRHRVKEVMGDVLPNHENALVVSERFAKFLEENQVPDLQVLDVRIWQGRTPVDGYKLVHFTKHISGIDEEESTLVYHEMDPSFVWQVDNLTFKQKKLQGAKIFKVRGLPQHIFVSEEFSQALEAQSFSGFALHDLSEVN from the coding sequence ATGAGTAAGTTTTTTTGGTTTTTGCCCACAGCTGGGCCCGAGGTTTCTGCGCTCGGCGAGCTCTTGGAATGCGACGCTGAGTTTTTGGAGACGACCGAGCCCGTCTTGAGTCTGGGGGAGGGATGCTTTGAGCTCGATGGAGCCGTGAACCGAAGGCACCGCGTCAAAGAAGTGATGGGAGATGTGCTTCCGAACCACGAAAACGCCCTGGTCGTCAGCGAGCGATTCGCGAAGTTTTTGGAGGAAAATCAGGTGCCTGATTTGCAGGTTTTGGATGTCAGAATTTGGCAAGGTCGCACGCCCGTGGACGGCTACAAGCTCGTGCATTTCACAAAACATATCTCTGGGATCGACGAAGAAGAGTCTACGCTTGTCTACCATGAGATGGACCCCTCATTTGTGTGGCAGGTCGATAACCTAACCTTCAAACAAAAGAAGCTTCAGGGAGCCAAGATTTTTAAGGTTAGGGGACTTCCACAACATATTTTTGTGAGCGAAGAATTTTCGCAAGCGCTTGAAGCCCAATCATTTTCAGGGTTCGCGCTACATGACCTCTCCGAAGTCAATTAA
- a CDS encoding peptidoglycan DD-metalloendopeptidase family protein: MKNLAFLILLTMPGLVFANDFAYQPPGQLVSGSGTGRSDNTVYVENMRYPIENAPSYPNSQVWGVGGSQGPAGGQCDSRNYSYPWWDNFCESRSWDMPLCPSGRGHQGQDIRPATCENKVHGTVAAEAGTITSIGTYSVYLTTASGTLHRYLHMDPGTLAVSRGQTVTKGQRLGLVSNAFGGTPTTIHLHYDIMKNVSGFGQVYVPPYMSLVRSYETLIGQPAVPCAILPADGGVLDNQGPCFTQYGPSQYWRVVDGQGEGGSFQWTNAFDGANPSNWASWRIHVEQDGEYTVEFNVVPGFNKSKQVPYLVKHDGGEDRKVVDQSTVPTWHMLGTYTFKAGGDNLVAVYDNTGESASDMHITADAIRVRPVSAGPDPEPMPDPDPDPTPDPTPDPTPNPTPDPDYPDDPKVDPTIPGGELPEGRNQVSTSNGCSAAHGSPGWLLLLLGFGFARRNLSAESRKHRPF; encoded by the coding sequence ATGAAAAACCTTGCCTTTTTGATACTCTTGACCATGCCCGGCCTCGTATTTGCCAACGACTTTGCATATCAGCCGCCTGGCCAACTTGTTTCGGGAAGTGGCACCGGCCGCTCGGACAATACGGTTTACGTAGAGAATATGCGCTATCCCATCGAGAACGCGCCTTCGTACCCGAACTCTCAGGTGTGGGGTGTTGGCGGCTCGCAGGGTCCTGCCGGCGGTCAATGCGATTCACGCAATTACTCTTATCCATGGTGGGATAATTTCTGTGAGTCTCGAAGCTGGGATATGCCACTTTGCCCAAGCGGAAGAGGCCACCAGGGCCAAGATATTCGCCCGGCCACGTGCGAAAATAAGGTCCACGGGACCGTTGCGGCCGAAGCCGGAACGATTACCAGTATCGGAACATACAGCGTTTACCTCACAACGGCCTCCGGCACGCTCCATCGCTACCTTCACATGGACCCGGGAACTTTGGCCGTAAGCCGAGGTCAGACCGTGACCAAAGGCCAACGACTCGGTCTGGTCTCGAATGCCTTTGGCGGAACCCCCACCACGATTCATCTCCACTACGATATCATGAAGAACGTGAGTGGCTTCGGTCAGGTCTATGTGCCGCCCTATATGAGCCTTGTTCGCTCGTACGAAACACTCATCGGCCAACCTGCCGTGCCATGCGCCATCCTCCCTGCGGATGGTGGTGTTTTGGACAACCAGGGACCTTGCTTCACGCAGTACGGGCCATCGCAATATTGGCGAGTGGTGGATGGTCAGGGCGAAGGCGGTAGCTTCCAGTGGACGAACGCATTTGATGGCGCAAACCCAAGCAATTGGGCGTCATGGAGAATCCACGTGGAGCAAGACGGTGAGTACACCGTAGAGTTCAACGTGGTACCCGGATTCAACAAGTCCAAGCAAGTGCCCTATCTCGTCAAACACGACGGCGGCGAGGACCGCAAAGTCGTTGACCAGAGTACCGTACCGACCTGGCATATGCTTGGAACCTACACGTTCAAGGCCGGCGGAGACAATCTCGTCGCCGTCTATGATAATACCGGCGAGTCCGCGAGTGATATGCATATCACGGCGGATGCGATTCGCGTTCGTCCAGTATCCGCGGGACCAGACCCAGAGCCGATGCCGGACCCAGATCCAGATCCAACTCCAGATCCCACACCTGACCCGACTCCGAACCCTACGCCGGACCCTGACTATCCAGACGATCCAAAGGTGGATCCAACGATTCCCGGTGGCGAGCTTCCCGAGGGTAGGAATCAGGTTTCGACGAGCAATGGTTGCTCAGCTGCGCACGGGTCGCCGGGATGGTTGTTGCTCTTGCTTGGGTTTGGATTTGCGCGGCGTAACTTGTCAGCAGAATCTAGAAAACATCGGCCATTTTGA
- a CDS encoding DEAD/DEAH box helicase, protein MSTTVTTLAERFDALESRDNDTLFDVFVEWAIDRGLELYPAQEEAILEIFDGNHVVLNTPTGSGKSLVALAMHFYSFAHGKRSYYTSPVKALVSEKFFDLCQHFGAENVGMMTGDASINAGAPIICCTAEILASAALSDGALALIHHAVLDEFHYYGDRERGMAWQLPLLLMPQTTFLLMSATLGDTRDIIRQLEDRSGRPVAHVKSNQRPVPLEFKYSETPLLDTIEEVTRKGLTPLYIVNFSQRECADLAQSLMSMNFCSKEEKQAIQDEMDGVKFPTPYGKVIRKFLSHGVAIHHGGLLPRYRLLVEKLSQMGLLKIIAGTDTLGVGINLPIRTVLFTKLCKYDGHKVQILSVRDFKQIAGRAGRKGYDTEGLVIAQAPEHVIENIKINQKISEDPRKKKKLQFKKPPERGFVHWDEDTFNRLIESDSEALTSRFTVTHEMLLNLLQRPEESEQPMGYRALGELIEASHEPMARKSQLRRKAKMIFKSLRSAGILQVVPREERRGSKVQLAPDLQHDFSIHHALSLFLVWAAEQLNPEAPEFHLTLLSFVEAILEDPHSVLNHQKDKVIREAIAQMKAEGIEYEERMEKLEKITYPQPDADAIEAGYREFERLHPWVSGFEPSPKSVARDMVEHYSSFNDYVNKYGLERSEGILLRHLTQTYKTLKQNVPDQFKTDGVYEVTAYLRDVIARADSSLIQEWESMRYATEEEEVETGPQPLDADTKAFTARVRAELRSLVQEIAADNLEEAVGLVRNTPEHFWTPMKLERALAGFFEEYDHIVFNHRARATDLLTLRRVGPGQWSVVQVLVDPEDHNEWFLRGHIDVRPEVFPDPEERLFVLEEIGS, encoded by the coding sequence ATGAGTACCACAGTCACAACGTTAGCCGAGAGGTTCGACGCCCTAGAATCACGCGATAACGACACTCTATTTGACGTTTTTGTGGAGTGGGCCATCGACCGTGGACTTGAGCTCTATCCCGCTCAGGAAGAGGCCATCCTCGAGATTTTCGACGGCAATCACGTCGTTCTCAACACGCCTACGGGGTCCGGAAAGTCGCTCGTCGCACTCGCCATGCACTTCTACTCGTTCGCGCACGGAAAACGCTCGTACTACACCTCGCCGGTCAAGGCCCTAGTGAGCGAGAAGTTCTTCGACCTATGCCAGCATTTTGGCGCGGAGAACGTTGGCATGATGACCGGAGACGCGTCCATCAATGCAGGTGCTCCGATCATTTGCTGCACCGCAGAGATCCTAGCTTCCGCGGCTCTCTCGGACGGCGCGCTCGCTCTCATTCATCACGCCGTTTTGGACGAGTTTCACTACTATGGGGACCGAGAGCGCGGCATGGCCTGGCAGCTTCCGCTCTTGTTGATGCCTCAGACCACGTTTTTGCTGATGTCCGCGACGCTCGGCGACACGCGCGATATTATTCGCCAGCTCGAGGACCGAAGTGGGCGGCCGGTGGCTCATGTGAAGTCCAACCAGCGTCCGGTGCCGCTTGAGTTCAAATACTCTGAGACGCCACTCTTAGATACCATTGAGGAGGTCACGCGAAAGGGCCTGACGCCACTCTATATCGTCAACTTTTCGCAGCGAGAATGCGCCGATCTGGCCCAGAGCCTGATGAGCATGAACTTCTGTTCGAAGGAAGAAAAGCAGGCGATTCAAGACGAGATGGACGGCGTAAAGTTCCCGACGCCGTACGGCAAAGTGATTCGGAAATTTCTCTCGCACGGAGTCGCGATCCATCACGGTGGACTTCTGCCGAGATACAGGCTGCTCGTGGAGAAGTTGAGCCAGATGGGGCTACTCAAGATCATTGCCGGCACGGACACGCTCGGCGTAGGCATCAACCTTCCCATCAGGACGGTGCTCTTCACCAAGCTTTGCAAGTACGACGGCCACAAGGTTCAGATCTTGAGCGTTCGCGATTTTAAACAGATTGCCGGCCGCGCGGGGCGAAAAGGCTACGATACCGAAGGTCTCGTCATCGCTCAGGCCCCGGAACACGTGATCGAGAATATCAAGATCAATCAGAAGATTTCCGAGGACCCGCGCAAGAAGAAGAAACTTCAGTTTAAGAAGCCACCCGAGCGCGGTTTTGTGCATTGGGACGAAGACACCTTCAACCGGCTCATCGAGAGCGATTCTGAGGCGCTGACATCGCGCTTTACGGTTACCCACGAGATGCTTCTCAATCTGCTCCAGCGCCCTGAAGAGAGCGAACAACCCATGGGATATCGTGCGCTTGGAGAGCTGATTGAGGCCAGTCACGAACCCATGGCTCGAAAGTCGCAACTTCGTCGAAAGGCGAAGATGATCTTCAAGTCGTTGCGGTCTGCGGGGATTCTTCAGGTCGTACCTCGGGAGGAGCGAAGGGGCTCCAAGGTTCAGCTCGCGCCGGATCTGCAGCACGATTTCTCGATTCACCACGCGCTCTCGCTCTTTTTGGTCTGGGCAGCCGAACAACTCAACCCGGAGGCGCCCGAGTTTCATCTCACCCTGCTCAGCTTTGTGGAGGCTATCCTCGAAGACCCGCACTCGGTCCTCAATCACCAGAAGGATAAGGTGATTCGGGAAGCGATTGCGCAGATGAAGGCCGAGGGGATCGAGTACGAAGAGCGAATGGAGAAGCTCGAGAAGATTACGTACCCGCAACCCGATGCGGATGCGATTGAGGCGGGCTATCGTGAGTTTGAGCGCCTTCACCCGTGGGTTTCAGGCTTTGAGCCGAGCCCCAAATCGGTGGCTCGAGATATGGTGGAGCACTACAGCTCCTTCAATGATTACGTGAATAAGTATGGGCTTGAGCGCTCCGAGGGCATCCTTCTTCGGCACCTCACCCAGACCTACAAAACGCTCAAACAAAACGTCCCTGATCAGTTCAAGACCGATGGTGTCTACGAAGTAACGGCCTACCTCAGGGACGTGATTGCACGCGCGGACAGCTCGCTCATTCAAGAGTGGGAAAGCATGCGCTACGCGACCGAAGAGGAGGAAGTCGAGACCGGCCCGCAGCCGCTCGACGCCGACACCAAAGCGTTCACGGCCAGGGTTCGGGCCGAGCTTCGCTCTCTGGTCCAAGAGATTGCGGCGGACAACTTGGAAGAGGCCGTCGGGCTCGTGCGAAACACGCCGGAGCACTTCTGGACTCCAATGAAGCTTGAGCGCGCTTTGGCCGGCTTCTTCGAAGAATATGACCATATCGTCTTCAACCACCGCGCGCGTGCCACGGATCTACTTACTTTGAGGCGAGTCGGCCCAGGCCAGTGGTCTGTGGTTCAGGTGCTAGTGGACCCAGAAGACCACAACGAGTGGTTCCTGCGCGGACATATCGACGTGCGCCCCGAGGTCTTTCCTGATCCGGAAGAACGACTCTTCGTCCTCGAGGAGATCGGGTCTTGA
- a CDS encoding sigma-54-dependent transcriptional regulator, producing MSGQILLVEDDKNLAKVLQFHLEEAGHHVTYSPSADEALSLDLKSFELILTDLNMPGTDGLEFLAKLKALNVSAAAVVLTAYGSTDRAVAAMQAGAFHYVEKPVHAKALLAIVERALEFSRVRAENQTLRSRKHEIISASPSMSHLLEVVDRVADTDHTILIRGESGTGKELVARALHNGSSRAKAAFVAVNCAAIPDELLESTLFGHEKGAFTGATARHEGKFLLADGGTIFLDEIAEMSLRLQAKLLRILQESELEVVGGGAPKPVNIRVIAATNQDLEALMREGHFREDLFYRINVVPLFIPPLRHRPEDIPVLLRFFLRKHAQDKDVQVSKALDAALIQYHWPGNVRELENVAKRMLVLRRTDTLELSDLPGELSAKASHVSGLPFMLPPGQLDLKKLENDIIRAALDMHQGNQSATARYLNIPRHVLLYRLEKMEGEHE from the coding sequence ATGAGTGGCCAAATTCTGCTCGTCGAAGACGACAAAAACCTAGCAAAAGTCTTGCAATTCCACCTCGAAGAAGCCGGTCATCATGTGACCTACTCTCCGAGCGCCGACGAGGCCTTGAGCCTCGACTTGAAGAGCTTCGAACTCATTTTGACCGACCTGAATATGCCGGGGACAGACGGCCTCGAGTTCCTAGCGAAGCTCAAAGCCCTCAACGTCTCCGCTGCGGCAGTAGTTCTGACGGCGTATGGCTCGACTGACCGTGCGGTAGCCGCCATGCAAGCGGGGGCCTTTCATTACGTGGAGAAGCCCGTCCACGCGAAGGCACTTCTTGCCATCGTGGAGCGGGCGCTGGAGTTTTCGAGAGTTCGGGCTGAAAACCAGACTCTGCGCAGCCGAAAACACGAGATCATCTCCGCAAGCCCGAGCATGAGCCATCTACTCGAGGTGGTGGATCGTGTGGCAGACACGGACCACACCATTTTGATTCGCGGTGAGTCGGGAACTGGAAAGGAGTTGGTCGCTAGAGCCCTGCACAACGGGTCTAGCCGCGCCAAGGCAGCTTTTGTTGCGGTCAATTGTGCGGCGATTCCAGACGAGCTCTTGGAAAGTACGCTCTTCGGCCACGAAAAAGGCGCGTTCACCGGCGCCACAGCTCGTCACGAAGGCAAGTTTCTGCTCGCCGACGGGGGAACCATCTTCCTCGATGAAATCGCAGAGATGTCGCTTCGTTTGCAGGCGAAACTCCTGAGGATTTTGCAGGAATCGGAGCTCGAGGTGGTAGGTGGTGGCGCGCCAAAACCTGTGAATATCCGGGTGATCGCCGCCACTAATCAGGACCTCGAGGCCTTGATGCGAGAAGGCCATTTTCGCGAAGATCTCTTCTACCGAATCAATGTGGTGCCGCTCTTTATCCCGCCGCTCAGGCATCGCCCCGAAGACATCCCCGTACTTTTGCGGTTCTTCCTGCGTAAACACGCGCAAGACAAGGATGTGCAAGTCTCAAAAGCACTTGATGCCGCGCTCATTCAATACCATTGGCCAGGAAACGTGCGCGAACTCGAGAACGTGGCGAAACGCATGTTAGTGCTCCGGCGCACGGACACCCTGGAGCTCAGTGACCTGCCGGGGGAACTCAGCGCAAAGGCCTCACACGTGTCGGGGCTTCCTTTTATGCTGCCACCAGGTCAACTCGACTTGAAAAAATTGGAAAATGATATCATCAGGGCTGCGCTCGATATGCATCAAGGAAATCAGTCGGCAACCGCGCGATACTTGAACATTCCGAGGCACGTGCTCCTCTACAGACTTGAGAAAATGGAAGGTGAACATGAGTAA